A region of Nostoc sp. 'Peltigera membranacea cyanobiont' N6 DNA encodes the following proteins:
- a CDS encoding IS1634 family transposase encodes MDYQKEEFESKNLDHLGIVAGIIDDIGIVEKINDIFLIDKREKINTGEVVKAIILNGLGFVSKPLYLFSQFFEDKAIEHLLGEGIKPEDLNDDKLGRVMDKIYRYGLTKLFLIIALEVVKKYKISTKYSHLDSTSLHLHGEYNNRLDNQEKELEIISYNPIVITQGYSRDHRPDLKQCILDLIVSSDGDIPLFFRGGSGNESDKAVFGKILVEYSKQIDFESIMVADSALYSENNLKLMENIKWISRVPLSIKKAKNLVKAFLSAELNKSEVKGYSYQEEKMTYGGIEQRWLLVESEDRKKADLKKLTQKIKSEFLKTGKQIAKLAAYEFEQPSLAISKIKELESQLKYHKISEVKILEKEIKDKKVIYKVVGELIENQELITENQNSCGRFILATNILDTTELSASEILRIYKQQQSSERGFRFIKDPLFFADSLFVKNPERVETMMMLMGLCLLVYNLGQRQLRSSLKTEKATVKNQLNKPTERPTLRWIFQCFQGVHILITQGISLILNLTEERCQILQFLPDSCQKYYSLA; translated from the coding sequence ATGGATTACCAAAAAGAAGAGTTTGAGAGTAAAAACTTGGATCACTTGGGAATAGTAGCAGGAATAATTGATGATATAGGAATCGTAGAAAAAATCAATGATATATTTTTAATTGATAAGAGAGAAAAAATCAATACAGGAGAAGTAGTCAAAGCAATCATTCTTAATGGGCTTGGTTTTGTCTCAAAACCATTATATTTATTTTCTCAATTTTTTGAAGATAAAGCTATAGAACATTTATTAGGAGAAGGAATTAAACCAGAAGATTTAAACGATGATAAATTGGGAAGAGTTATGGATAAGATATACAGATATGGACTGACTAAATTATTTTTAATAATTGCCTTAGAAGTAGTCAAAAAATATAAAATATCGACTAAATATTCTCACTTAGATTCAACTTCCTTGCATTTGCATGGAGAATACAATAATCGCCTAGATAATCAGGAAAAAGAATTAGAAATAATTTCATATAATCCGATTGTAATCACACAGGGATATTCTCGTGACCACAGACCAGATTTAAAGCAATGTATCTTAGATTTAATAGTAAGTAGTGATGGAGATATTCCATTGTTTTTTAGGGGAGGGTCGGGAAATGAATCAGATAAAGCTGTTTTTGGCAAAATTTTAGTAGAGTATTCTAAACAAATAGATTTTGAAAGCATCATGGTAGCTGATAGTGCTTTATATAGCGAGAATAATTTGAAATTAATGGAGAACATAAAATGGATAAGTCGAGTACCATTATCCATTAAAAAAGCTAAAAACTTGGTAAAAGCATTCTTGAGTGCAGAACTAAATAAAAGTGAAGTAAAAGGATATAGCTATCAAGAAGAAAAAATGACTTATGGGGGAATAGAACAAAGATGGTTATTAGTAGAAAGTGAAGACAGAAAAAAAGCAGACCTGAAGAAATTAACACAGAAAATCAAGTCAGAATTCCTAAAAACTGGAAAACAAATAGCTAAGTTAGCTGCATATGAATTTGAACAGCCATCTTTAGCGATATCTAAAATTAAAGAACTTGAGTCCCAACTAAAATATCATAAAATCTCGGAAGTCAAAATTCTTGAGAAGGAAATTAAAGATAAAAAAGTAATTTATAAAGTTGTAGGTGAATTGATAGAAAATCAGGAATTAATTACGGAAAATCAAAATTCTTGTGGGAGATTTATTTTAGCAACTAATATTTTGGATACAACAGAGTTATCAGCCTCAGAAATACTGAGAATATATAAACAACAGCAATCCTCAGAACGAGGATTTAGATTTATTAAAGATCCTTTATTTTTTGCCGATAGTCTTTTTGTGAAAAATCCCGAACGAGTAGAGACAATGATGATGTTAATGGGATTGTGTCTTTTGGTTTATAATTTAGGACAAAGACAACTAAGAAGCTCTTTAAAAACCGAAAAAGCTACAGTTAAAAATCAATTGAATAAACCAACTGAACGTCCTACATTGCGCTGGATATTTCAATGTTTTCAAGGAGTTCACATTCTGATTACACAAGGAATTTCGCTAATTCTTAACTTAACAGAAGAACGTTGTCAAATCTTGCAGTTCCTTCCTGATTCTTGTCAAAAATATTATTCTTTAGCTTAA